GCATGATTCTTTCCaattaatattttcagaatgGGCTAGTTGACTAGCATCTTCCAAAGGcaatcaaaaatgttttaatatatttgatatattgCAAGTCAaagattattttgctttttgtttctcaaACTGACAAATCTTCAGTCAGTGGGAGCCCCTTCAAGTCGAGTCCTAAGTTCTTCTGCCATAATTTTGGTAGCTTTGATAGCATCATGATGTAACAAGATGTTTCATGTTCATCTTGCACATTTCTTGCTTCCAACTTGCAAGGAACCCTGGTTTCTGTCAGTGTGAACTGGTTTTCAGAGACCATCATCTGGGTGCTCATTGCCTCTGAGCTGGTTATCGTTTCTAAGTCTTTTCAATGGTCTACAGATTTTTAATGTGTAGTGGAGGGAAATTCTGAGATTTAGTCTGAATAGAAAGGGTAGAAATTAGAGATCTGGCTACAGGTGGCAAAAAACTAGAGATTATGTTATCTTTCCACCATGTACCATCATTTTGTCCCTTTAAATATGCATTAAATCTTAAGAAAATCGCAATTAACATTAATTACTCagatttatttggatttttaattaaaaattatgaaattactTATCTGACACTTTTAGTATTTTAAACCACTTACAATAAACTTCGTGGGTAGCAACTTttctattaaaacattttttaggtACTATGGAAACAAGTTGTCCTATTGTTAAAACTCAGGCCACTTCTCAGTCAGTAtgctcctctttttcctttttacattcCCCACAGATTCATTTGGctctaattttctctttaaaggcATTCCTCCAGGTATTGAATGGGAAGGGGAATGAGGGagtctttggaaatattttattttttgatctaGGTAGTGgttacatacatatttacatatgtgtaAATTCAAGTTGTGTATTTAAGACTTTCCATGTGGATtcccagttgtcccagcaccagcACTCCACACAATGATTTGCTCACAGAAGGCATCAGTTTAACTGAACTGAACCAAGATTGCAGCAGCAGGACTTGACCTTCTATAAGTGCTCGATAGGTGTTTATTATTGTTGCTGACAATGATGACTATTTGTGGACTCTGAACTTTCTTCATGGTCCGAGAACATTTTTCCTGGATGTCAGTTACCTAATGATTAACTAAAACTAGTAACTTAAATACACAGTTATTCCAAATTAGTACTTTCTCTTTTTGTCCTTGAGatttaaaactcaaaatggaagATTTGGGCaggaaatggaaaatgttttctttctacaGGGGGCCACATTCATGATTTTGGTGTTATCATCAAAATATTGGTTGTAGTTAACTGTGCTATAATGCCTCTCGTTTCCTTTTCACCTTTTTCCTGCTTTAAATAAGCTTGCCTGTGCCTCCTCCTCCAAGAGTTTGCTCACACATAATATTCCCTTTCAGCCCCCAGCCAGTTGAATCAGGGGTCAACTAAGCTGGGCCAAATGGCTTTTCTCTCCCCAGAATTCAGCATTGGGATTTAGAAACCCCAGATATCTCTTTTGACTGCTTGAACTGAAGATAATATACAGCTGGTGTGGGTATGCACTGCATATGCATTTGTGCATGTATGTGGTAATGGGCGGTTGTCTAAGGCCCTGCTATGTACCATGTAGTAGCACTTGACTCTTGGGAATCTTTTTACCATTCCAAACAGCAGAAATGCAGACTGCCCCACCACCCAGCTGACACCTCCCTCTCTTAGCTTTACTTACTCTCTCTTGTCTCATGTCTCTAGCAGCATCAGGTCAATGGTTTGGCAATTTTTAGACCAGAGGCTATCACCAATTCTCAACTAACTGAAGACAGTAATTGTTCAGAGGATTCAAGCACCCCTACTTCATTAGTGGTTCTTTTGGTGACTCCCTCCTCAGTCTTAGAGAAGGGGGAAATTCTCTACCCTCTCTCTTAATGTAAAGAGAAAGAATAACCTCTCTTTAGAACACTGCATTCCCCCAAAAGGCAACTTTCACGTGTTTCTATCTTCCTCTTATGGGAAGGAGGGGATAATAGTGAGTAATGATGATTTTCTTAACAGGTACCTCTCACTGGTCCCGATGGGGAAGGGATATAGACTCCAAAAGCTGATGCTTCTTCAAACATGGAATGGGTTAGAGAAGGGCAGGTAGTCTTTAGCATAGTATGTTCTTAGCTTTGGGCTCAAAAACAGGATCCTGTTTCACTTAAAATGAAACAATCCCCGACATAGATAATGATATGAGCTGGACTCCTTTCCAATGCTGTTTCATATGATTAGTAGCATTAGTGCATTGTTTCTGGCagtgacttgcaaatatttgtaTAAGAAAAATTTTTAGCAATTTCAGGATTTGTTGGGTTGTTTAATAGTCTAGTTAttgtttacaaaacattttcatatatattgtgCCATTTAATTGAATGTCTGGGCTGTTGCTGATCCACAGTCCTACCCAGAGAGTACATTGGAACCTTCCAGAGCATCCCTGATGGCCTAGTTTACTTTCCAACTACCTTTCCTTCTCAAGGTGCATAGCCTCTTTTCCAGACCCAAAGGAATTCCAGTCAGAGCTGATCCCAGATTAAAGCCTGTCTCACGAAAGGAAcatcttttcatctattttaatcTCCCATTATTTGGCATTTAGATCACTTTTAACAATTACATTTGGAATTCATTTCAGGATTTTTGTACTGTCTGCATATCTACCTTTATTTACTTTGTTACAATATAAGAAAAGAGCACATCTTAGAATTTAAAGTGTATATGTAATTGGTTTCCACTATTTGGTAGTGGAATATTTAGGGAAAGTTAAGTAGGTAGCCCATGGAGGGGGCCCAGTGGAGTTCCTGCACTACTTGACTCCTCCAtgattctatttctttctctttttaactctTAGAACTTTTGCTAGTATGCCATTTGGATTGTGGCTGAAGCTAAAAGTCTGTGGATTTAGTCATATAAAGACATAATATAATGGTTAGGAAAAGGAAGGCGGCACTTAAAAACCACCTGTAATACTTGGGATTCCTTCAAGATTTACAATCCCAAATATCACATTAGGAGAAAAAAACTTCCTGATAGCACAAGGTGATATCTTTTAAACTTTAGAGAAAAAGACTAAAACACATTTGTGAGGCTTTAGGTAGAGattggggaagaaaaataaacatagctTAATGAATTCCAGAAAtcattgtatgtgtatgtatgtgtgtgtgtgtaacatgcTCCAGAGAATGAAATAAGTAATATCTTCTAAAGAGAAGAAATGTTGAAGGGCAGATGGCAACTACAGTGAAGTTATCACATTTGCTTCTCCACACTTACTTATTAAACTTATCCCCAAGGTCAGAGGACAAATAATTTGCCTTTTATCTTCTTCATCCTACATGTATTTCTTCGTTTTCAAATTTCTTCCCATAAAACTTCTGACATCCTCCCATTTTCCTTCACCAGGTCCCCTTCTTCAATTTCTATTacacaaatcttaaaaaaaatcattctattaCTTTCTAAAAAACTGGTACATAGAATATTGTCAGTATATCAATTATTACATAGCaaaaatggaatatataaaatCTTGTTTCCCTTTgaagttttaaattatgaaaatacagCTCTTGTACTCCATCTTCGAGAAATAGTAAGATAGCAATGAAGTGTCAAACTCTTCAAAATATAAGAGTAATCTGATTTATTCCTGATAactataaaagtaaatatattttctcaagGTCTACTTCTCCTGAATTTAAGTTGTATAACCACCTTCAACTGGCTAACAGTAAAGGTTTTACACCAAATAATAAACAGCTTTAATGTGAATTTGAAGTGCCTCATTAACTTTCAAAAAACTGGAGTACATTGTTGACCAAAATTAATTCCAAGTAAATTAAGAGttgaaatagaataaataattgaaaacttagaagaaattagaactaaatatttattaaatgtttggaTTTGAATGTCCTTTGTAGGCCTCATGATTTTTACATTCATAAATGTGCCTGTAGAGCCCAACACATAGCAGGTGTTCAACAAATACCCGCTGAAATGAAGATAACCTTCTAGGCTCAGAAGtcaaaaaagaatctgaaaggaaaagaggaaacagctgactaaattttttaaatttaatttcagtacattaaaattataattaataaaattaaaaataaaaaaatgaactgtAAAAGTATTTGAAGCAAATATTAGCAATGAAGAGTaggaatctttattttaaaaattccatttataatagcatcaaaaggaataaaatatttaggaataaacttaaccaaggaggtgaaaaactagtacactgaaaactagaaagcactgctgaaaaaaaattatatatacaaataaatggaaagacaccctgtgttcatggattggaatattttatattattaagatattgatactacccaaagtgatccatagatcaatgcaatccctatcaaaatcccaatgatattttttgcagaaatagaaaaatctctactaaaattcatatggactCTCAAgagatcctgaatagccaaaacaatcttaaaaataaaaagaacaccataaaaaataataaaataatgccatttgcagcaacatggatggacctggagactgtcattctaagtgaagccagaaagagaaaaatatcatatgatatcacttgtatgtggaatctaaaaaaaagacaaatgaacttatttacaggacagaaacagactcacagacatagaaaacaaacttatggttaccgggggggaaaagaggtggaaagggataaattgggagttcaagatttgcagatactaatacatataaaatacataaacaagttcatactgtatagcacagggaactatattcaatatcttgtagtaacttatggtgaaaaataatatgaaaatgaatatatatatatatatccatgtatgacaagcattgtgttgtacactagaaattgacacattttaaactgactatacttcaataaaaatatgtatacaaaaatatatttaaaaaatataaaaagaacaagGTCTGAGGTCTCatgtttcctgatttcaaaacatactaTAGAGCCATGGCAATCAAAAtaatgtggtactggcataaagatgtatatttacacaaatgtaatagaacagagagcctagaaataaatacTCATGTAtaatcaaatgatttttgacaagggtaccAAGATCATTCCATGGGGAAAAAAtggtcttttaaataaattttgggaAGAATGGATATCCAAATGCAGAACAATGAAtttggacccttaccttacaccatatataaaagtTAGCTGAAAagtgattaaagacctaaatgtaatagctaaaactataaaagtcttagaagaaaatgggaaaagctTTATGACTTTAGGtttggcaataatttcttggaCATAACACCAAAAacaaggcaacaaaagaaaaaataaattaaattgaacttcattaaaattaaaaattttgtgcaAAGGACTTTATtgacagagtgaaaaggcaacccacagaatgagagaaaatacttgcaaatcatatatctaataaaaggttaatatccagaatacataaagaactcctacaactcagcaacaaaaaaacaaaccaccccattaaaaaaatgagcaaagaacttgaatagacagtTCTCTGGAGAAGGTATCCAAATAGACaattagcacatgaaaagaaactcaacatcactaattatcaggaaaatacatcaaaagcacaatgaaatACCAACTTCCACACATTTGGATGgctaatatattaaaaaaaaaatagaagtgttggtgaggatgtggagaaattgaaaccctcatgcactgctggtgggaatgtaaaatggtgcagccactgcagaaaacagtgtaacggttcctcaaaaaattaaacttggaataaccatataatctagcaatttCCTTTCTGGGTATatcccaaaagaattgaaagcagagacttgaagatatttgtacacccatatTCACGACAGTgttaaccaaaaggtggaaacaagccAAGTTTTCATCAagggataaatgaataaacaaaatatggtatgtgtataaacacacacacacatatatacacaatggaatattattcagtcttaaaaaggaaggaaatttagatatacgctacaacatggatgaccttaaattatgctaagtgaaataagtcaatctCAAAgggacaaatatcgtatgattcCACTGATATGAGTACCAAGAGAAGGCAAATTTACAGAGATAGtaagtagaacagtggttgccaaagattaggagggaggggaaatggggagttaatGTATAATAGGTACACAGTTTTAATTgtgaagatgaaaatgttctggagatagatgttggtgatggttgcacaacaagatgaatgtatttaatgccacagaactatacacttaaaaatggttaaaatggtcaattatatgtatatatacttaacCACTTTTAGTGTACTGACTTGTGTccacccaaattcatatgttgaagccctaggCCCCATTGTGACTATCTGGGGATAGGGGTTTCAAAggggtaattaaggttaaatgagaccATAAGGGTGGTCCTAATTCAATAGGAATAGTCTCCTTATATGAAAAGACACCAGGAGTGCCTGTGCACAGAGGCAAGGCCATATGAGGAGAAAGTGATATGGTAGtcacctgcaagccaggaagagaggtctcACCAAAAACCAACCTTGGTGGCACATTGATCCTGGATTTCCTActtccagaactttgagaaaataaatttctgttgtttaagacatCTACtctgtggtattctgttacagtagcccaagcagactaatgaaaccacaattttttttaaagttaaaaaaaattcattagtgattttttaattgcaaaattatATTGATATGAAAAATTCATACCATACAAAGGGTAGAAAGTCATAAGGAAGTCTCTtacacccctcccccaggagtaACCAACACCAATAGGTATAGGAATATATTCCAGGATGCTTTTGTGaatatataaagcatatatatttGTACCACAAACACCTCCTTCTTCTAAAGCAAGAATCCATGTAGGGTCTGGTTTAGAAAGGGAAGATACCTTCAAATTTCTTAATCCCTAAAACATAATTTAACAAATTTATCCACTCCATTACCATGgtacatttagattatttctaggTTTTTGCCTCCATCATAAAAATGTGATTAACTTCCTTGtagccatttaaaattatttctattcccAACTTTTTCAGATCCTAACATACAATGCTACATTTATTCTTTCCATTACCATTGTTCACATAGGTAGGAATTCTACATTATTCTCTAAATTACTTTACACAGAGAATCACAGAGACATTTTTTCATTCTTCCGTTGTTTAAAGTTTAGAAAGATTTAACTTAGATCAGGGCAAAAACCCACATAAGATCTTGCATCGCTTTCTATCTCTCATGAGAATGCAAGGAGATGTGGGGCAGGGATGCAGTCATCCAATGCTTGTTTGGCGTTGCGGGATCAGCCCAATCAAGGTAGTTCACTGACATGACGTAAACTAGTGAAACTTGCTGGAGGCTTTTGTTCCTCACCACAACGGCTTCTTCAAAGTTCTGCTTGAGTAAGTGGCATAGAGCCTAGCTTCCTCTAGAGCAAGCAATCCAAGAGAATGAGATGGAAAGCTGCAATGAGTGCCTTTATAACCTAGCCTCAGAAAACACACACCTTCACCAGTATACAGGTTAGGGTAGCCCTGATTCAAAGGGCTGGTGGAGTCTACATTTCCAGAGCTGAGAATGGGGGTTATCTTAGAAGCTAGCTACCAAGGACCCTAACATCTTGATTGTCCTATAACTTACTTTATAAAGCAAGTACTGATAATTTTGCAATATCCTGAACCAGTCCAGCTTTTTACTGAAGTGTTCTCTTAAACATAGCTGTGTTTtcaaatacatatgcatatgagTGCACCCAAGCATACAAGACTTTCTGTTCCACAAATTAAAGTTCTACAGATTAAAGCTCTTCTGTTACAGGGTTAGCCTATAAACTTCATAAGGGCACTAGATGCCACCTCAAACTCTCTGAGTAAACAGAGTTCAACATTACAGACTAAAGGCCAAGAAGCTTGGCTTCTACTACTTGTAATCTGTTAATTAACTAGTAAACTTTTGAGTTTTACTGgaaacttttcattttctagaaaccTTTACCTGTGTTCAACACCCCCCACTTTAATTAAAAAGCGCTTGCAGATTATATTAATTTGCTTAAGGTGACTCAGCTAGTTGAGGTGATGAACCAAGTCTGGGATGGGTGAAAAGGTCAACACAGAGTAAGGAAGACAGTTTCTTATAGTTAACTTTCACCTCTCCTACAGCATAGGCAAATAGGTACCTTTGTAAAATCTTTGCTTGGAACTCACACTTCTATTTTACCACAGTCACGTTTAAATTAAAGTCCATTAATTTATGGATCTAAGGAAACAGTAAAGTAGCTCTAAGTTTCATCAAATTGGGAAAATTCTCGGACACCAGTGGTTTAGCAGGGAGACAGAAGGCCAGAACGAGAGCCTTCTGTAGAAACACCAACTTTGTTTAAAAGTGAGGTTCTTACCCCACAAACAGTATCCTAATTCCAATCCCTAAGGTCAAAGCACAAAGGTGAGGGCTGACTGCCTATTAACAGCTTTCCCCTTTCCATTCCCTACTCTCTCTCTCAGTCACAGATTCCCTTTAATATTCCTCTTGAACAGAATTTTAGTCGCTTCAGGGTGCAAAAACGTTAGGGAGCGTAAAGGGGATCAATAACTGCCACGTTTTAACATACTTTTTGCATGTAAGACTAAATTCCGATCTTTAATTTTCACCTGCGCCTGAGTGAGCCAAAACAATCTCTACATGTCTCAACTTGCGCCTGCTTCTACCGCTCCCCTCGTTATTCTAAAGACGCCACTCGAGGAAAGCCATCAGCTTAAGCAAAGAGACACACACAACAGAGGACACTGTCCACCACTGACGAAACAGAGGCTACGCCGTACACTTCAACAGACGCGGGGCCTTACCCTCTCGGCTTCACAGCGctgggccccgcccctcccaaCCGGAACTGCAACCCCCGCGTCCCGCGCCCCCACGGTTAGCGTGACGCTCGCGCCCGCCCCGCCTCCCCAGACCCACTGGGCAGGCGCGCGGCTCGCGCATGCTCGGCTGGCGGGCAGCTGGGGTCGCGAGCCGCTGCAATCTGTTGCGCCGCCGCCCGCGGGAGCCGGCAGATCCGGGTCTCGTGGCTGAAAGTGACGTGGTCAGTCGAATCaaaacagaggaggggaggaagccgGCGGCCAGaagcagcggcggcagcggcgtCCCGAGCAGCCGCAGCGTTCCGGAAGCCCCAGGCGGTCTTTCTGCCGAGCCTTGGTCCCGGCCCCCATCCTCCCCGCCCCGTCGGTTGTTGTCTGGGCGGGTGAGTGTCTCCCCCCTCTCCCACCGCCGTTTGCCGGCACACCCTCCCCTCACCCCGGTTGTTCCTGGGGTGTCCTCAGGCTCCCGGGGGCTGCGGCAGAGCGGGCTGCTTCTCGGACTCGGTGGTTTCCCGGCCCGGCCGGCCACTCTGCACCCGGAGAAGCCCGCCGCTGCCGAGCCGGCGGCCCCCGGCGAAGAGCAAGACGGAGAGCCTGAAATTTGGCTTTCTTTGCAGGAAACCAGAGTCGGGGCTTGGCAGGAAAGTGGCCGGTAGCCAcggttggttttatttttagggCAAGCAGTCAACTCGGGTGGAGGCGTATAATGGAGTAAAAAAGAGCGAGACAGAGTCCTAGCTGACAGGAAAAAGCCACAAACCTTGAAATCCACACTGTATCATTTACCTCAGTTCCTCGGCTCTTGCCGGGCTTGATGAAGTCACTAGGATGCGTCCTTTGTTGTGATTGATGAGACAGGAAAGCTGCCATCCAGAAAGCGGGAGCTTTTGGCCCTTATTGTGTTGCGAATTTAAAGGATTCCCTTTTTCTATTTGTTCAGTAAGTAGAACCAGAGCTGACCGTAAAGAGGTCGCACCCTTTATTGGAACAGATAAAGTGCGATAAACCGGTTACTGGAGTACCTGAAGTTGCCGTTTAAagccagttttccaaagtgcctgTTTCTGTGTTTGTTAGGATTTTACCCGGGATGATGTTTGTTAGCTGTAGAGAGTCAATAGGATGTTTTCACTTGTCCTAGTTTGCAAAATCGAAGACGTGGCCTTAAGAAAATGTCTTGGCTTTGCATAGAGTCGGATGAGCTTCATGCACGTAATACCTGTGTTTGTTGAGACTTTCCAGTCTGTGTTAATGTCAAAAACGGCTGGCAGCTCTACATACAGTAACTTGGACGGCGTAAGACCTTTCAGGTGTTACAGTCTGGAGGCCCTTAGGAGGCGTTCTCGCTGCCCAGTCTGTGGAGCTTGCAGCAAGCTTGTGTCCCCTTCCACTTAGGGTGACCGGCCACGCAGATTCTTCTGGTGTATGCTGCTTTGAGCCCTGCCACCCTCCGCGCCCCTCAGCAGTAGGATGGAGGCCGGAAGACCGTTATCTCTCTGTTGTCctaacttagtttttaaaaagaacatttttttcccccagagaactCATTAATTGAGGTGTTTCTTTGGTAaacttcaagaaagaaaaatagaactatGTGCTAATTGATTGCCCCTCATCAAATCCAGGAAGAGTTCTCAGGAATTTAGATTACTCCCTACAAGGATTTGCCCTTGTGTGGTATAATGTGGACCTctttttaacaaatttattttttctgtgtgtgcagttgaaaacttttttcttaatacCACAGTTGGAATCCTGATTTAGacaaatgaatttgttttcttaaaattctttttttaccTTTTGTGTTAACCTACAACTGAATGTTTTTGCTTATATGAAATAATTTGTGATAATTGGATAGAATGTTGATTAAAGCagataagcaaaaaaagaaaataagtcatCAGTATTGCTCCCATCCAGGGATCACCAAAATGTTAGCAGTGGCTTATATTCTTCCAGACTTCTTTTctgcatttatgtattttatacataaatagTTCATACTGTATATGCTTTTCTGTAGCCTGCTCTTTCACATAGTAGTACTTTTTtgagtaataaaattaaaatttttgcagGTAGGGACTTACGAACCTTAGCTTTTAGGGAATATTCACTGTATGTTTGCCACACGATAGTGATTAAAATCGtggttttaaaagatttcttctaaatctcttgATGATACTGTAAAACTTAAGAAATGAGTATGCATGTGTGacagagtaaatatttgcttAACTCTTGGGAAAGCAGGCACAGAATAGCCTGAGTTGACAATATAGAAGTGTAAAAAGATTTTGCTAATTTAGTAATTTGACTCAGGTAACGGTTTAGTTCTGCCCGTTGTTACTGTGTGCTCTAAATGCTGACCAGCTATCCAGGCCTCCGGCAGTAAGATCCTGAAAGATTTTACTTTACAAATTACACTTAATATGCTTTAACATTAAGTCTTGGATGTGTGTCCAGTGCTTTAGTCCAGTGCTTTATCAGTGGtgccaaaagagaaagaaatatcccTTCACTTCAACTTCAAAGGATAATTAGTACACACTATGAAGTATCCTAAATATGGAACCCCTTTGGTTCCATTAGTTATAAACTTACTGAAAAcctttaaatttctattttcattctgTGTCTTTTAGGTAATTAGTCCCAGATGCTTACTACTAATGTGACTTAGTACTTATTCTTTGATTTGCCTTAAATTACAGTGTTCAGTATATGTTCTAGATTTGTCTACTTCCTGTCCCTACTGCCACCACCTTTGCCAACTATCAGCATCTCTCACCTAGCCTAGTACAGTAACcttctggtctccctgcttccactcttgACTTTTTATGGCACCTTCCCCTTACCACAGCCTGAGAGATCCTTTAAAGTGTAAATCAGATTATGTCACCCCTTTGTTGAAAGCCTCTCATCACATTCGGAATACAATTCAAAACTCTATGGAGGTTTGCCAGGCACTACAAAATTTGACACTGCTTTCCTCTCTTATCTCACCTTGTATCTGAATGCCTAGATCAGTACCCCAGAACCTGGCCACGTcagtttctttttgtatttcagtCTCCACTAGCATTGCCCCAGGAACTTGCCAAACTtactcctgcctcagggcatttgcacttGTACCCTGTGGCTTCAGTATTCTCCCATATCTTCCTGTGACTGATTCCATCATGTCATTCAGGTTTAAGTTCAGAAGGAGCTTGCCCTCCCAATTATCTCaccattttctctcatttttaaaaaattacatcacTATCTGGAATgtccttattttttatattctgtcTCCTATACTAGGAATTAAACTCTGGGAAAATGGGGACCTTGTCTGTCCTTTCCACTGCATAGTAGGTGAATGTTGGTTGAATGAGTAAACTTGAACACATCTGTATTACTCTTGAACATACTGTCTTTTAGACCTGTTTTTTCAATGGGAGAACCCTCgttttcagcttctttttatAGGGCTATATCTTGATTCTCTTACTTCAGTAGTTTTTGATGTTTGTGCCAGAGACCACATTCTACTTTAGATGTATAAAATTAATCCCTGGAAGGAATAGGTCCCAGGTATCTGCATGTTTAACCAGCCCTTCAGGTGATTTGAATACACATCAAAGTTTGagaatatgttaatattttaatggctTTTCTCTAGGAGATTACTTCTTGCTTTATAGTAGTAATGATAGCTTTCATTTTGGAGAACACTCTATGAGTCAAGTATTATGCTAAAAACTTACATGTTTTTCATTTAACTGTAGAGCAACTCTGATGTAGGCATTCCTACTCtgattttacaagtgaagaaacagAGACATAGTAAGTAGCAGAAAGTTGTCTATTTTCTTAATCACTGTACCCTACTGCTTCTGAACTACAGTATTTAGAACTGTATACAGCACTTTGATTATGATAGGCCATGTTTTTAAGGGCAAAACAGTGTTTTCAGTCCCA
The nucleotide sequence above comes from Camelus dromedarius isolate mCamDro1 chromosome 1, mCamDro1.pat, whole genome shotgun sequence. Encoded proteins:
- the SMIM14 gene encoding small integral membrane protein 14 isoform X2 is translated as MLGWRAAGVASRCNLLRRRPREPADPGLVAESDVVSRIKTEEGRKPAARSSGGSGVPSSRSVPEAPGGLSAEPWSRPPSSPPRRLLSGRLWILGVP